In Sphaeramia orbicularis chromosome 5, fSphaOr1.1, whole genome shotgun sequence, the genomic stretch GTAACCACACGTTAGCAGTAGCACACCGAAGTACATGAGCAGAGCATTGGAAATTCAACTGTTCAGTTGTACAAGGAATCTCAGGGGAGCCACCGCCTTAGTTTTAGTCCAAACCATCCCCACTGGAACAACTACAGAAGGACAGATGGGAAGGACTGCGTGAAGTAACTGCAGAAAACAATGGCAACATCCCAAATTACATCCTACATCCTCTGTGGACTGCTGTTCTACTGCTGGCCACTGGCCAACAGGTATGAAAACCAGGAATAATGCTGAAGTTGACACCACGCTGAGGTAAGTAACTCCAGAAGAAGCATACATAACCAACAAACCGAATATTAAAAGTAAAGATCATTACAGTGCGGTTTTTATCATGTCCTCTCCATACAAAGCAGAGGTTTAACTAGCAGCTCGCTGATGTTATTGTTACAATTTTGATGACTTAAGTTGAGATCAGTCTGGATTTCAGTCACAGCACATGTAAAGAGTTGAAGGAAGTGGATTTTGGTGAAGCAAACAAATGCAGAGAATGTTAGTAATCACAAGAGAAGACATGAGGTCAGTCTTTAAAATATACAGCATTTCCTCTGTCTTTGCGTCTCAGGAGGCTCTAGGGCAGCTAGGATAGCTTCATCAAATACATTCTTCAGCCCTCGCTACAAATGACAAGAGAGGGAAGAGAAATACAGCACAATTAGCAAAAAcacagaaagagacagaggagGCAGAGGGGTATGCAGAACGGGGAGGACAGACTTGTGGGAAATTCAGAAAAGACAAGGTGCAACGAACGGTGGTGATAAAGAAACGTGTTCGACCGCAAAGACAGAAAGCAGCTGGAGAAATGTGGGGTGTGGACCGAGATCCCAGcaggaaacaggaaatgacatcagCAGCTATGCAACAGCCCTGCCAGGGAGAAATGGGGGAGCAGGAAGGAAGAAGCAGAGCGGGGAGGGAAGGGGGGGTTGCACCTTAGCTCCATCAACACTATTGTTCTCTCAGCGAGTGAGGCCCAAAACATCTGTTCATGTTCCACTCGTGTTCCTTCTGCTTTTCATCTTCCTCACTAAGTTTCTACCACAACTTCTGAGCACTTAATCAGAAGAGTAAGTGACTTATTAGAGGAGTAATTCAATTACCAGTAGCACAATCCAACATTTGATCAGTAAATCCATTTCCAATCTGCCACAAATCCCAAGTTTTCAATCTTCATTCAAGGAAATCTAGTAATCTAATCATATCATTTATTGGCTCAAATAAACGCTGAACGttacaactgaagaaaaatgatgaCTGCATATGATCACAACATTTATATCTCAACCTCAGCAACGTTTTACTGGATGTTATTCTCTGTGTCTCCTGTTTCCTGCCATTTCCCCTGTATCATTGtctaaaaatggcaaaaattgGCCCAGAATAGTAAAACGGAAACAAGGACTGGACATTAAAGTGAACAGGCTAAAAGTTGGTTCAAACAAAAAATTCCTCAGCTGCTACGTGCAAATGCTTTAAAGTTACATTGCAGGACAAGCCACGGCTTGCACCTTCTCAAAATGCGAGTGTTTCAAGAGTTGTCTTTCTTTTAACAGGTTTCTAATGATAGTTAGAGGAAGTGAAAACATTCTCCATCAAACAGCAGACTTTGTTTATTTCCACTGCTGCCATTTATGAATGAAATACTGCATGAATGAACAGCTGTAGTTTCTGTTCAACTGCTGTGGAACATTATATGGGTGGAACTCCAATTCATCTGCAGATACTTTTACTTATTCTGCAGGACACACTACTAGTAATTATCTGTAAAAACATAGCACTAGCCTTATATATACACTCATGGCACAAAATAAAGAGATTATTACATATTTATCTCAAATAGTGAGCAGTGACACAGTCTATTTAACTTTTGTTGCCTTctgactagggctgcacgattctggcaaaaatgtgaatcacaatttttttttgcttagaattgagatcatgattctctggcacaatttttttcacaaaatgtttattgcaccactGTCAAGGAAAATGCGTTCTTTTACCACTGATTcacatctttcatatcactccacaagtagtccggtcacttatggtcTTGGTTGTTAAGcgacatcagctgatctgtggaagtttgcagcgcaaagaaaCTGACCAGCTGGCACAATGGAATTATTTTAATCTAAAATTTTTGGAGAGGGTGAGACTTtcgattcttggttaaaggccgagttatcctcactggcaaagaaaagaaaaggagaagaaaaatagcgcagaagtcagagaagtgaaagtgaaaagacacttggatctggacgacagaaaagaagaccgacatgagattaacacgAATACGACATGAATGAATGCGAACCTTTATTGGGCAAAAGTTTGGGTGGGTGACACTtgccactaccactggggttttcatccatttcactctctttaccgcagacgttcctctGCTGTAATTCACTCCTTCCTCACAGCAGCAGGCTCATGTCTTGTAAAGacactttaccattggttgagggaggaggcagcggcggttctgcgtttgtgggcatttgtttgtaacgCAGCCCGTGTAATAAAACGCTTAAGAATcatccgtgtttagaaatgagattgcGTACATGTGAATCAAGATCacgatcttttaacgattaatcgtgcagccctactcctGACTCCACATAACTATTTAACAGCTACACCTAAGAGGCTGACGAATTAAAGAGCTCTGAGCTGATTGACCTGCATGCTTCACTTCTGTTTTCTTGATGTGGTATTATCTAGTCACGAGAGGTTAAGCCATGTGAGTGAAAGCAAACGTCCTCAGAAGACACAACTCCAGTTACAGTAGCTACTATATTGTACAGCCTCAAAACTCAGCAGGATTTCAGCCCCGTGAAAACCATCCGATGGTTGCAACGAGGAGCAGACGGTCACAGACACCAAACGGCATGCCAAACAAAGCACATTAACCATGCACAGGCTCAGGTCAAATGCAAACATGTTCCTCTTTCCTCCACTTTCTTAGTTCTTGCAATAAAAGTCACGAATCCCTCATAGTGTAACATACTTATGCATTTCCATTGTGTTACCTGTGTAAGGGCTGAGCACTCCACATATTTCACAGCCTTGAGGTCTCTTGCCAGCTTCTCGGCTGTCTCCGGAGTGATAGGCTTCTGCTTGTTCTTGGCGAGCTTCTCTATAGTGGATGGATCATCCCGTAAGTCAATCTGAGTCCCAACTAGCAGGAAGGGCGTCTTTGGACAGTGATGGGTGATCTCTGGAACCCACTGACAGGGAAAAACTGATCATCACAAGTGTCCAACTTTACGTTTTCTTCATTTACAACTGCTACAAATCTGTATGTTTGTGGAGTTATGCACATAAACAGATATTAAATGGGTACAGAGTGGTTAACTGTAAGATCAATTATGAAATCTttaatttaatgaagaaaaaacaatgaCTAGCACTCAGCAGCTAAAGCTCCGAGGGACGCTCATGTCACTGGCACTGACTCAAGTTTTGGACAGAAATggggggaaaaataaaaatataataagaaaGCTAGTCCTGACAATCTTCatttatgaaaaataaaacaatctaAATGCATATTAAATAAACTCATGCTACAGTTAAAGTTGTGTGGAGAAACGTGCAATTCCTGTTAAACTCCTGCCATCAACTTCCTTTTCAAGTAGAAGTCAAATATattacattaaaatgaaaaactgtGCCACGTAACATCACTGACAGTTGTCTATTAAATTCTATAGGAGAGGATGACTACACATCTTGGCAACAAAGCCAACTGTACCTTTTCTTTGACGTTTTCAAAGGAGGAGGGGGACACAACAGAGAAACAGACGAGGAACACATCTGTCTGAGGATAACTCAGAGGTCGTAACCTGTCGTAATCTTCCTGACCTGGgcaaaacaaaaaccaataatATGTTTAATGCACAGTGTGTGATaatcaaaacattaaaaacactgtaccaaaaaaaaataaaaaatttgcaaTTACAGTTATTACATTCTACAAAAAATGATGATGCAATGTATGTATTGGATGCAGCAAATAAGGTGGTTCCAACAGTAAAGTAAGAAGGACTTTAAAGGTAATAGCTGATATTCCCACCGACACTAAAAATAAGACGACCTGGACAGTCTCAATGAAAGGAATTACATGTTTAAGTAAGAATCAGAAAAGCATACCTGCTGTATCAAACAAGCCCAGGGTGTAGGGCTCGCCTCCAATCATTACAGTTACAGCATAGTTATCAAACACCtagaacacacagacaaacaacaacaatgagatATTTACTCATCCCATTATAAATGCTGTTTGTATCTGACAAATCCTCAACATTCGGGTGCACAGTGTGGTGAAAAAATACATACTGCAGTTTGAATCTACTTGTTGGTTATTAAAAATGTGCAGATTGGCCACTCAAATTTGTCAAATCAATCAAGCATATATTtataagtacaatttttaacAATAACAACTAAACAATGAATTATAATTGCAACAagtttttcatgaaatttcagtttGATTAATTATACACCTCTGATATACACATTTgtatatcatttatacatttagaTGACCATGGATATAATACTTCACTATCAAAtaattttaaacattaaaatataaaCTTCGGGACACGATCCTGCTCaatgaatacatgaaaataatttaaaagaaCACATGAAAGAGAAATGAATCCATTTTATGTAAACCTGTAAGTGATTTAATAATACACTCTACAACAAATCTCACACATAACCCGCCACTaagaatatatataaaaacacattttgacTTTTAGACTTTTCAAACTTGGCCATATTAATATGCTTACCGTTGGTACATATTCAGAGGGGAACTTGTTTGTGGTGTAAGAGATGAGCAGGCAGGTTTTACCCACAGCACCGTCCCCGACAACAACACACTTGATGGTCTGCATAGCTGTGTTTTACAGTCTTTGCTACTCATTCAAGATCTGAAACAGAAAAGCAAAAAGTGTATATACTTTAGAATTTCTGTTAGTGTACTGCTTGTTTGAGCTGGAGACACTATTAAGAAAAGGTCCGAGTGCCTGTGGAACGCTCATGGTTGAGTATGCACCTCAGTTTTTGAATCATGGCTTGGTGTGGTTTCAGTACAACagcaaaaagagaaaaacaaatatGTCCTATAACAAACAGTAAAGACTCAAGTGTTACATAATAGTAGAGAACaacataaagttttttttaattaaaagatattaaaaatgcAATCAtagtttttaaaggagtgatatcttgcttttttaaatggaattatgcattttcaaacatttccctgtggtctccataaactgtaaatgctctgtttgggtctgaattcttcattcattcaactccacaggtccatcctcaaccctatttctgagtaatgacaccagaaaggtggtttggagcgctggccctttaaatgcaaatgagacacttcaaGCCCCGCCACTCcatgttgttggctgtgctgctctgtcccgttcaaccaacaactgaacattttaggtaatcgctccaagtttggacatattttcagtctggactacaaccgctgctgctgacaaacaattatgaaaTGTTTCGTcataagtcttgaccttacatgtgcgaatgttgtgacgtaattatagtagttatagacgtaacaaattaagcaggaattaaaacgggctgtagaaatccactcgatttttgccaaagtgaatataaagatagctttgcagcatctggaggatttaaattcaaactttatgaactattagggtccaaatacacaaataaatgaaccacggacaaataaaactaaatacgCAGATGAAAAAAAAGTGATACAACACTGAAAACACCTGTGTGTCATTCAAAGTATCTTCATCAATACATAAAACCGCTTACAGCATGAGTAACTTGCCCTATTGCATTTAACATTTTGCAACGGCAGTACAGCCTGAGATTAAACACAGATTAGTTTTGTCAATATGAAAAAGGTGCAGGCATAACAGTTCAATTTTAGTAATGAAGCCCAAAAACAAATTTCCTTCTCGCCTGTATAtgattatttacaaaaaaaaacaaccagtgAAACCCTCTGAACCATTACTGTAAAACAGCACTGATCTAAATCTGGAAATAGATGTGACCCAGACGCTGTTCAGGTGTCACTTTCTGCATCACCAGTGACTGAGTATGACCTCCATGAGAAACTGAGTAAACCTGCTGCTGAAGACCTGCTGGGGGATAAATGACACTGTAGGTACAGTATGTCCTTTACATTGAGGGACTGGATTCTATGGCTGTGATACAAAAGAATGGGTGTGCGTTGAGTGGACACAGTATTAAGCTTGAATAGTTTATACTGTTTGGAATTTGACTAAATATAGTCTTGGAATCTGTGGAAGAAAGAACGCTCTCCTTGTAGCATGAGGACAAtggtatttaattaatttatgtgTAAGGTCAAATGAAAAGCAATTTTTAAGCTGatgctgactgtgtgtgtgttggggttgTCACTGTATAAGGCATGAAACAAAAGACGCCAATGGTCCCCCTATTACACAACAGGAGCCACGTCACCTCAACAGATATACATTACCTCTCTCACCTGTGTGGTGGCTTTTACAGCCTCTGACAACCAAAACAAGGTACTGCTCTGACTTAGTGTAAACATCATGTTACAGTGATTTGTGGCAACGCCTCAATCTTttatgaagactttttttttcttcacaaaatCCAAACAATTTGAGAGATGACTTGAGCAAGCAGGTGAAAACAGGTTGGAATAATCTTCCAGACTAATAAAACAGTAACAgtatttgtccatttttctttgtttcttggtGTTGAGGAATCTATTCTCTTTCATATTCATATTCTTCTTATTACTATTATATCAGAATGGAAATAAGTATACATAACTATATCAAATGTGCACATGTAGCTCAGATTGAGGCACAGGTTAAATATCCTACAACCATGACATAAAAGagtgatactttgctttttttaaatggacttatgcattttaaaacatttccctgtgctctacataaactgtaaatgctctgcttgggtctgaattcttcattaattcaactccacatgcCCATCTTCAgccatatttctgagtaatgacacaagaaaggtcattttgagtgctggccctttaaatgcacatgaccccacccccttcaggttgttgactgtgctgtttgTCCTGTTTAGCCACTTGAGTTTGTTTagaaaaccaacaactgaacatttgaggtaacttgctcgaagtttggacatatttttagtttttactacaaccgttgCTACTGACAAAcgatgtcgtactcggagaaatgttcgtcagaagtcttgaccttatatgtgcaaatgttgtgatgtaactagttataaaacgtaacaaattaagaaggaattcaaacaggttgtagaaatccactggatttttgcctaaatgaatataaagatagctttgcagcacctggagggttcacattcaaactttttgaactattagggtccaaattcacaaataaatgaaccaaagactaagaaaggtggatttagcaaaatatgacccctttaacacctGTTCttagaaaaactggagaaaaaagtcAGCCAGGCTTAAAAATCGGATGTGAAATGTTAATACCTTGCTACTTGACAAAACCAATAATCTATGCCACAGATTAGCGAATACAAATGCCTCCTACAAACAAACTGTCCTATTTTGTTTTCATATGGGAATGACAACCATGAGAAGCAACATTGTGAAAGGGATCATCACTGGATTTAAATCAAGACtcttttttaatcatttaagtttgtttttaaaaTTCATGTAGGAATGTTACATATGGTAAAAATATACAATGtatgataatgtttattattatgatgaCCTATGACTTGGGAGTACATAAACAATCTAACTTTGCATTCCTTACCAAACTGAAACAAGCTGATCTAAGAGTAGCTGATGGCTAGCTGGAGTTCCATTTAATTAGTAAAATGTCTGAATGCTTCATGTAAAGGCATGATGCGTAAGAAAAAAGTTCACACATCAGTCCAAAGCAATCTTAACAACCACAaccatgataataaataaatccctTTAAAAGAGTCCAGCGAGACTCTGGATCTTGTTCCTGGTTGTGGAATGTCATGCGTGGTTGTGTGCTGTAATTAAGATTGTTGTGCTAAGTAGGAAAATGGTGTCCAGTGCTACTGCACAGTCGTGGCTCTACATAATGTGTACAATGCTGTTTTTCTGTTTACACATCTCccatttttgttaactgttcCCATCATCTTAACTGTGGTAACATAATCATTTGGACCTTTCTACAGTTTGATTAAACAGTTGCCACATGCCTGTCATCCTTACAAAATaagaaaactacagaaaagacTAGACCTGCTGTAAGATAGAGGTATGCAGTTGTAAACTTTTAGCATTTACttttaaaataatacaaaaaaagtgTAGGAAGTGTACAGGGGTTGTGTCTTTTCATCAAAGACGTGATTGGGGACAATCATAAGTCAAGCTGCAGAAGCTAAACACTGCAGCAACTTCACAGCCATGGGCCACAGAGGGTGGATGCAGCTGCAGTAATGCTGCCAGACATAATCCACGCATTTGTGTTTGTAGGACAGCAAGCACTCCCAGGGCAGACCAGCTTAGAGGGCAGGAATGAAAACAGCAGAGATTCTGTTCGACGCTGACAATTTGCCCAATATTCTACCCCTCGTGCTGCTGATGTTCCctgttgtgggactaataaaggattatCTGAGCTTTATAGCGTGAGATAATATCAAATTATGATCTATTATCAGTATAAGTATATCTAATAAGAAACTTTACAGCATGTCCTCTAGGTCTTGGCTATATGTAGCTATAAAATGCAAAATTTTAACAACCCTAATAACCTCTTTATCATCAATGTACGCCCACAACTAAACGCCTAATCATCGGCATTGCTTAGAAAACATTAGCAACACTTCCCCAATTAGTCACAAGTTTAGCAACACCTTTCCTTCAAGATCAACTCTATGAGTAATGTACTAAGGGTTGAGAATGACAGGGACATTGAGTCCCTGACGTCTggacattaaaaaaagaagaaaaataccaAGACCTAAAGTCAAAGAAATCACAAACTGAAACATTCCTTGATATTCGCAACCTGTCAAAGACAAACCAACAACTTGGTACAATGTTTAAATGTGTCATCACTGCTGGTGTAatgaaaataaattgaaattaCGTATAACTAGCTATATTTCCTAAAAACGTATGTTCTACTCTGGTATTAGATGGTAGATGTTTTCAATCTGCGGTTAGCTTCAATGCATTAGCCCTAGCTGATCTATTTGGTTCAATTCTCCGGCCTCAGTCTGGCCTAATTTCCTGCCGGCAGTTTAAGCCAACAATAAACACAGTACCGACCGTTCTCACCACCAAGTGACTACATTCAACATCTATGTTAACGTTCAAATAATACAATCATATACCTGAACGATACTTACAGAAATAAATAATTATTCGTTGGCTTTCATTACACCTTTTAATCGTCTTCTTAACTAGCTAACCGCTAGCTAGTAAGTAGTTTAATCTTATGCTCCTTGCTGGTTTGACCCAAGACTGGGACATATCAGATATCAAAAACGATAAAATCAATAACAACTTAACAATGAAATGGGATGGATACACAACCCCAGCAGGTTTATTTACAGGGCACACTACTGTTAGACAGTCTGTCTGGCTGCTTTGCTAACGTTAGCTAATGTCCTACCCAATTAGCTTGCTAGCTAAACCAGTTGAACTACCCGGAGCGGATGCTGCTACTGAATTAGAAGTCAAAATTCACAACTACAAAGCATGTACCACAGATATAAAGAACAAGTGATGGTGACAATGACCGAGCTAAAACTAAACACAAATACAaggcaataaatgtaaataaaagagATTTTTTCCGTACCGTATCCTCTATTTGTGTCTCTGCGCCGGGCGTTGGCAGCTCCGCGCTAGGGGCTTCCCAGTCCACACAACAGGGACACGTCGCGTCGAGCAGAGTACGACGTAATTACGTTAATCAGTTCCTCTGTAACGGAGCTCACTTCATTCAAGTAATTTAGTGTTCAACTTTTGAGTTTTTGGCAGTCAAGATATCTAAAAACACTCTTACAAATGGTTATTTCTGCTCTACCTCTGTACTGATAAAGACACTGCATTATATATAAACGTAAATACTTGAGTACAATAATGTTTACAGCAGGTCCTTCTACACAAACCTGCTGAATCAGGTGCTTCACAGCCTGACCTGCAGACTTAGATAAACAGTTTCTCATTTTCTAAACAAAACTTCAACATACACTGCATAGAACAAATTAAGTTTCCATACTATAAAAATgaatcccattgttttttttttcatgcatgtgATCAATAATGAACCATTCAATATGTGAAAACAAGTTCTGCACttgatttaactgaaaaatgttCAATATTCAACTATCTGATTGGATTCACACCATGTACAATATACCCAACGATCAGTCCCAACTCTTCTCTATACTTGTtaaacacaactgtaaataccACAATATATGAAAAGGTTCCTACATGAAACACAAATAAACTAATCGTCAATACAAGTGTTGAGTTTGTCATGTTGTATGAAGAACTGGGAGTTTGACCTACATAAGAATGTTGCAGTAGTATAGTTgtaccactagatggcagtgcaGGAAAATGACCTACATACTCGACTGCACACAGGGTTGCAATATAGAAGAATAAATGCAAACATTGATAACAATTGTAAGAAaacaattttattctcaaaacatAAGAACGTGgccaaaaaaaacaattacatacTCATGTTATATAAACAATCATATCCAACACCATCTggagaaataaaaatgaaaggaAGAAAAACTATTCTTTCTAGGGAAGATAAGAGTTGTAGAAATTGCCGCCCATGTCCTAGTTCGACACACTCTGCAGCAAGGTGATGTTGTCTCCTTTCAACATGATTCTCCCTGTGGGACATGACAGAGGAGAAAATAGGCAGAAATCAAAGTTAATGTAGATCAGGACAAACATGAAAGGTCTGGTGCCAGTTCACTTATGGATGTCTCAGCAGTCAACACAtatacagtcaaggaaaaaattattagaccaccaaaagtcatcaaaaacaatggttatgcaatcaagtactaactcctgtgtgtatcatgtgactaaagcggatagaaaagaaaacatggaatgtctaaaagcactgtttttgtcagtacaatgacatagctatgaatgtttttgttcaaaataacaaagccagaaaccaaattatttaatggTGTCAGACATATTacatagtatagatatgcttagacta encodes the following:
- the cdc42 gene encoding cell division control protein 42 homolog isoform X2 yields the protein MQTIKCVVVGDGAVGKTCLLISYTTNKFPSEYVPTVFDNYAVTVMIGGEPYTLGLFDTAGQEDYDRLRPLSYPQTDVFLVCFSVVSPSSFENVKEKWVPEITHHCPKTPFLLVGTQIDLRDDPSTIEKLAKNKQKPITPETAEKLARDLKAVKYVECSALTQRGLKNVFDEAILAALEPPETQRQRKCCIF
- the cdc42 gene encoding cell division control protein 42 homolog isoform X1; protein product: MQTIKCVVVGDGAVGKTCLLISYTTNKFPSEYVPTVFDNYAVTVMIGGEPYTLGLFDTAGQEDYDRLRPLSYPQTDVFLVCFSVVSPSSFENVKEKWVPEITHHCPKTPFLLVGTQIDLRDDPSTIEKLAKNKQKPITPETAEKLARDLKAVKYVECSALTQKGLKNVFDEAILAALEPPEPKKKRKCVLL